From Aspergillus chevalieri M1 DNA, chromosome 4, nearly complete sequence, a single genomic window includes:
- the GRE2_3 gene encoding SDR family oxidoreductase (COG:V;~EggNog:ENOG410PJT2;~InterPro:IPR001509,IPR036291;~PFAM:PF01073,PF16363,PF07993,PF01370;~go_function: GO:0003824 - catalytic activity [Evidence IEA]): protein MPKVLLTGGSGFIAAHIVDILLQHGFDTVVTVRSDEKGQKILGSHPNIPKEKLSYVIVKDVAENGAFDEAVKSNPPFDYVLHTASPFHFNVQDPVKDFLDPAIKGTTGILKAIKAYSPTVKRVVVTSSFASIVNSDKHPPVYSEEHWNPVTWEQALDHSKVYRASKTFAEKAAWDFVEKEKPNFDIATVNPPLVFGPIVNYLNSLDAINTSNKRFKDFVQGNLKNETPSTDTFLWVDVRDVALAHVKAIEVAEAGGKRFFVTNGFFSNNDIADAIRESHPKLESKLPPKNAPSNPPSYAYGYDNTRSREVLGISYLPLKKTVADTVESLLAVGA from the exons ATGCCCAAGGTTCTGCTCACTG GAGGCAGTGGCTTCATTGCCGCTCACATTGTCGACATCTTGCTGCAGCATGG TTTCGACACCGTCGTGACGGTCCGTTCCGATGAGAAGGGTCAGAAGATCCTTGGAAGCCACCCGAACATCCCGAAAGAGAAGCTGTCATATGTCATTGTCAAGGACGTCGCTGAAAACGGTGCCTTCGACGAG GCTGTTAAATCTAATCCGCCATTCGACTATGTCCTCCACACAGCATCCCCTTTCCATTTCAATGTCCAGGACCCGGTTAAGGATTTCTTGGACCCCGCCATCAAGGGAACGACTGGAATCCTGAAGGCGATCAAGGCCTACTCCCCTACTGTGAAGAGGGTTGTCGTCACTTCGTCTTTCGCCTCCATTGTTAACTCCGACAAACACCCTCCTGTCTATAGTGAAGAGCACTGGAACCCTGTGACTTGGGAACAGGCCCTGGACCACTCTAAGGTCTACCGGGCTAGCAAA ACATTCGCGGAAAAGGCTGCATGGGACTTTGTTGAAAAGGAGAAGCCCAACTTCGACATCGCTACGGTCAACCCTCCTCTTGTCTTCGGTCCCATCGTGAACTACTTGAACTCCCTCGACGCGATCAACACATCCAACAAGCGGTTCAAGGACTTTGTCCAGGGTAATCTGAAAAACGAGACGCCTTCTACAGACACTTTCCTCTGGGTGGATGTTCGTGACGTTGCTTTGGCTCACGTTAAAGCAATTGAAGTAGCAGAGGCTGGAGGAAAGAGATTCTTCGTCACCAACGGCTTTTTCTCAAACAACGACATTGCGGATGCTATTCGGGAAAGTCACCCTAAGCTGGAATCCAAGCTGCCGCCAAAGAATGCTCCTAGCAACCCCCCATCCTATGCTTACGGATACGACAACACTAGATCCCGTGAGGTTCTGGGTATCTCGTACCTGCCTTTGAAGAAGACTGTTGCCGATACCGTTGAGTCTCTGCTGGCTGTTGGTGCGTAG
- a CDS encoding mitochondrial 37S ribosomal protein bS1m (COG:S;~EggNog:ENOG410PG7D;~InterPro:IPR016712;~PFAM:PF11709), protein MTSARLSPTANLLRKSRVFALPQALKPPQEPPTSKTVFESDTATLPYPTRAAIVTPGTSLKRGDWGLKRPIPSKSTSQKSARPVIRVNAHDTFEHVTDFESAQDHTVTLSKFQELNLPMSLPSKVNYSSSFLPGHQSPFESDFDNTQTSKDLARPYAKQFRQSGPWLAGQTEAEFQNYLKKVRRDKPEILQRLRDMYVAKRTVEQRKAIQDKGEDLENLQPIEFDEKEFHAYIKSLRADPTALGPVIFDLLDLPSPPPVPNMRIAGKHFHAPGTKLSATEYAVSGPPKTHPSAGLSYTRSHALLYNHPEYGPQAYQRPVQARILRPKSKLKGKNNRAIAGIGGIASEDVNSITFYDHRTPPGLAYFDASIEGGGKYWATPIRASITSDGRIDLASFKASISAKAPYGIEDAPEADAANRAAEVTRGTSRQVPKLDARAPRFRQFDERKHVQMESREDTARSLLETLKY, encoded by the coding sequence ATGACGTCCGCGAGATTATCGCCGACGGCGAATCTCCTGCGGAAGTCGCGGGTGTTCGCATTACCACAGGCATTGAAGCCTCCCCAAGAACCCCCCACTTCGAAAACCgtcttcgaatccgacacCGCGACCCTTCCCTATCCGACCCGAGCAGCAATTGTTACTCCGGGTACATCGTTAAAACGTGGTGATTGGGGTTTGAAACGCCCTATTCCCTCCAAGTCGACATCGCAGAAATCGGCCAGACCCGTGATCAGGGTGAACGCCCATGACACCTTCGAACATGTTACCGACTTCGAATCCGCCCAAGACCACACGGTGACCTTGTCGAAGTTCCAGGAACTCAACTTGCCAATGTCGCTTCCGTCCAAGGTCAACTACTCGAGCAGTTTCCTTCCGGGACATCAGAGTCCATTCGAATCGGATTTCGACAACACACAGACGAGCAAAGACCTTGCGAGACCGTATGCCAAACAATTCAGGCAATCCGGACCTTGGCTTGCCGGGCAGACCGAAGCGGAGTTCCAGAACTATTTGAAGAAGGTTCGACGCGACAAGCCAGAGATTCTACAGAGACTCCGCGATATGTATGTGGCAAAGCGCACCGtggaacaaagaaaagcGATCCAAGACAAGGGAGAGGACCTCGAGAACTTACAACCCATCGAGTTTGACGAGAAGGAGTTCCACGCCTACATCAAATCCCTACGCGCGGACCCGACTGCTCTAGGCCCTGTGATTTTCGATCTTCTTGACCTCCCGTCTCCGCCGCCTGTGCCTAACATGAGAATCGCCGGCAAGCATTTCCACGCTCCGGGAACCAAGTTGTCTGCGACGGAATATGCCGTATCTGGACCACCAAAAACGCATCCCTCGGCAGGTCTGTCCTACACGCGGTCCCATGCATTGCTCTACAACCATCCGGAATACGGCCCACAGGCCTATCAACGACCGGTGCAGGCGCGTATTTTGCGGCCAAAGAGCAAGCTCAAGGGCAAGAACAACAGGGCCATTGCGGGTATTGGTGGTATTGCATCCGAGGACGTGAACTCCATAACTTTCTATGACCATCGGACGCCCCCTGGATTGGCCTACTTCGATGCGTCTATCGAAGGCGGCGGCAAGTACTGGGCTACACCCATCCGGGCGTCAATTACCTCGGATGGCAGAATTGACCTGGCATCTTTTAAGGCAAGCATCTCGGCCAAGGCCCCCTATGGCATTGAGGATGCGCCAGAGGCCGATGCCGCGAATCGCGCTGCGGAAGTGACTCGGGGTACCTCGCGACAAGTTCCGAAACTGGACGCCAGGGCGCCTCGCTTTAGGCAATTTGATGAACGAAAGCACGTACAGATGGAGAGTCGTGAGGATACTGCAAGGTCACTCTTGGAAACACTCAAGTACTAA
- the RPS17 gene encoding 40S ribosomal protein eS17 (COG:J;~EggNog:ENOG410PMV6;~InterPro:IPR036401,IPR018273,IPR001210;~PFAM:PF00833;~go_component: GO:0005840 - ribosome [Evidence IEA];~go_function: GO:0003735 - structural constituent of ribosome [Evidence IEA];~go_process: GO:0006412 - translation [Evidence IEA]) — MGRVRTKTVKRSAKVMIERYYPKLTLDFETNKRLCDEIAIIASKRLRNKIAGYTTHLMKRIQRGPVRGISFKLQEEERERKDQYVPEVSALDVSQTESGQLDVDADTKDLLKSLGFDNLKVNVVNVTQAQQPERRRFRS; from the exons ATGGGTCGCGTCAGGACTAAG ACCGTCAAGCGGTCCGCCAAGGTTATGATCGAGCGTTACTACCCCAAGCTCACGCTCGACTTCGAGACCAACAAGCGTCTGTGTGATGAGATCGCCATCATTGCTTCCAAGCGTCTCCGTAACAAG ATCGCTGGTTACACCACCCACCTTATGAAGCGTATCCAGCGTGGCCCTGTCCGCGGTATCTCCTTCAAGCTCCAGGAGGAGGAGCGTGAGCGCAAGGACCAGTACGTCCCCGAGGTCTCCGCTCTGGATGTTTCCCAGACCGAGTCCGGCCAGCTCGACGTCGACGCCGACACCAAGGACCTGCTCAAGAGCTTGGGCTTCGACAACCTCAAGGTCAACGTCGTCAACGTCACCCAGGCCCAGCAGCCTGAGCGCCGTCGCTTCCGCTCTTAA
- a CDS encoding Rtr1/RPAP2 family protein phosphatase (COG:S;~EggNog:ENOG410PPSI;~InterPro:IPR007308,IPR038534,IPR039693;~PFAM:PF04181;~go_function: GO:0008420 - RNA polymerase II CTD heptapeptide repeat phosphatase activity [Evidence IEA];~go_function: GO:0043175 - RNA polymerase core enzyme binding [Evidence IEA];~go_process: GO:0070940 - dephosphorylation of RNA polymerase II C-terminal domain [Evidence IEA]), translating to MPVNQPPLRTSLPTTHAAASDSSRRQQKKPQDQSNSGVDPRHMAIALHHAHRIQAQKDTESLILDRILDLVAFPHSPTADPSSPSPEDARLFKNALFPFQPTDYDNLIQERNIEGLCGYGLCPREHRREEGGGMFRIRYGAKGSGPGGRGREMNIVPKEKLEMWCSDECAERAMYIRVQLAQEPVWERRGDDTRNKDLVLLEEGREQQGRGLKSGGNTATVGQVAGQLENMHMHGPEARDMAAQMQELSLRSQELALERGDSSTGAFQQGGRVGVQIMENENISHAVAPPQMRPEDIQGGSIEGYFPKPQM from the coding sequence ATGCCCGTCAATCAACCCCCCCTGAGAACATCCCTTCCTACGACACACGCCGCTGCTTCAGATTCCTCCCGTCGCCAACAGAAGAAACCCCAGGACCAGTCCAACTCAGGAGTCGACCCCCGTCATATGGCCATAGCCCTGCACCACGCCCACCGCATCCAAGCCCAGAAAGATACCGAATCTCTCATCCTCGACCGCATCCTAGACCTCGTTGCCTTCCCCCATTCGCCAACCGCAGACCCGTCGTCGCCATCTCCCGAAGACGCGCGCTTGTTCAAGAACGCGTTGTTTCCGTTTCAGCCTACAGATTATGATAATTTGATTCAAGAGCGAAATATCGAGGGTCTATGTGGCTACGGTCTATGTCCCCGGGAACACCGCAGGGAAGAGGGTGGTGGTATGTTCCGGATCAGATACGGCGCCAAAGGGAGCGGTCCGGGCGGGAGAGGACGGGAGATGAATATTGTTCCCAAGGAGAAGTTGGAGATGTGGTGTTCGGATGAGTGTGCAGAGAGGGCGATGTATATCCGGGTTCAGTTGGCGCAGGAGCCAGTCTGGGAGCGAAGGGGGGATGATACGCGGAATAAGGATTTGGTTCTGCTTGAAGAAGGCCGGGAGCAGCAGGGCAGGGGCCTGAAAAGTGGTGGTAATACTGCTACGGTTGGACAGGTTGCCGGCCAGTTGGAGAATATGCATATGCATGGTCCTGAGGCCAGAGATATGGCTGCTCAGATGCAGGAGTTGTCTCTTCGTTCACAGGAACTTGCATTGGAACGCGGTGATTCCAGCACTGGCGCCTTCCAACAAGGTGGGCGCGTGGGTGTCCAAATCATGGAGAATGAGAACATTTCTCATGCGGTGGCACCTCCGCAGATGCGTCCAGAGGATATCCAGGGTGGTTCCATCGAAGGATACTTCCCCAAGCCCCAGATGTGA
- a CDS encoding SH3 domain protein (COG:Z;~EggNog:ENOG410PIH1;~InterPro:IPR030506,IPR036028,IPR035552,IPR001452;~PFAM:PF00018,PF07653;~go_function: GO:0005515 - protein binding [Evidence IEA]): MSNPPFTVKAIFEYASDHEDDLAFPIGQIVTVTGIEDDEWYSGEYTDESGAKQEGIFPKNFVEKYEPPAPPRPSRPNRSKKEPEAVAPPPPEPAAPADPSPVESNDQAAPEFDDTPAATSAAMREVPAPQPLPAPQPPQSPPPQTATSPVAEAPTSPKPTQAAAPTPPAAADPASKPAAKPAAPAAAPKPTSSSFKDRIAAFNKAAEPPLAPIKPGGLSSGSNSNTFVKKPFVAAPPSRHAYVPPPPPREPPPKIYRREEDPEFQEQMAREPPVSESRPPPPPPATESPEQEGEEQPKPTSLKERIALLQQRQVEQAARHAEAAQKKEKPKKPAEPAEQGAPVEEGESAEADTQKASPAIAQDPTSDANDADYSAAADTEEAEETSTSKEDYEDAPARPLSRREPPAEQEEEKEKEDTADDEAEGEQEEAQEEEVDPEVKRRMELRERMAKMSGGMGMMGLFGPPGGMPMPGAAPRKPKPSADTEKKPAPEPEATSPVSAPAPPVPVMALPGMNANKPAPAPPTDVEKEEETPHPPPVTEQHAAEEVPDVEEVVHEEPSQTISTQRPPPPLPHEGAAPPLPPLATKPVPPPVPQEQPASPSSTTAARSIPPVPKSPPTSADAGNESDDELSVHTRNLSLNAVAADRPAPPPPAGAPPLPDHLDSRRPSTYDSSPMSPLGAEKRLSRPPPPIPTSPPLSPPRQTRAPPPPPPTDLRRRSTADSRTTTASGPRQAGEGDGETTEYDGDYDTDIASGDKHKDALKGHEADSSMDEGLVDDYSIQSPQSPRGAPPPPPTAPKAVPPPPPSQPPKSAGRSSVDIPRGPPPPPPAAPPAAPEDDEYDPFRYSNPQHGLASPTMPPVPAGRPQPPAPSQPEPTADEQDELYDASPVTTSSERPFSPSREKRMSGVPPLPPPHETPVGPPPSSSRSNRTSLDVPRSSHGVRRSIDGPRPSFDQGFMAMDVDLAEHTLWWTQPNTPPPAIQGRKDVLFEIEESTSTKRGGKTTVTKDVYVLYADYSQTVITVTYDARNPSDVSLEQRQEHPPVQPRQDQLENAHIQNGSRINDAVTSIQNTTVADGTPHGLVQHLLQPLSSALLPVGTRAYGALVYANLANASVQQFDEIRAGDIVSFRNARFQGHRGTMHQKYNAEVGKPDHVGVVVDWDGTKKKIRAWEQGRESKKIKMESFKLNDLRSGECKVWRVMPRSWVGWES; this comes from the exons ATGTCCAATCCACCGTTTACGGTCAAAGCGATCTTTGAGTACGCTTCAGACCATGAAGATGACCTGGCTTTCCCAATTGGCCAGATCGTAACTGTCACGGGTATCGAGGATGACGAGTGGTATTCCGGTGAATACACGGATGAATCGGGTGCTAAACAGGAGGGCATCTTCCCCAAGAACTTCGTCGAGAAATATGAGCCCCCTGCCCCGCCCCGACCATCTCGCCCCAACAGGTCCAAGAAGGAGCCCGAAGCTGTAGCTCCTCCGCCTCCCGAGCCTGCGGCGCCAGCGGACCCCTCGCCGGTCGAGTCCAACGATCAGGCGGCGCCTGAGTTTGACGATACTCCTGCTGCTACTTCTGCTGCTATGCGCGAGGTTCCCGCCCCCCAACCGCTGCCGGCCCCGCAGCCTCCGCaatcccctcctccccaaacGGCCACCTCGCCAGTCGCGGAAGCTCCCACCTCTCCTAAGCCTACGCAAGCTGCGGCGCCTACCCCGCCAGCCGCAGCTGATCCTGCTTCTAAGCCTGCGGCCAAGCCTGCGgcgccagcagcagcgcctAAACCGACCAGTTCCTCATTCAAGGATCGCATTGCGGCGTTCAATAAGGCTGCAGAGCCACCTCTTGCGCCAATCAAGCCCGGTGGACTCAGTTCGGGATCCAATTCAAACACatttgtcaagaaacctttTGTGGCTGCGCCTCCCAGCAGACATGCCTACGTGCCTCCGCCCCCACCCAGGGAGCCGCCTCCGAAGATTTACAGGCGCGAGGAGGATCCAGAGTTCCAGGAGCAGATGGCACGGGAGCCTCCCGTCTCTGAAAGCCGTCCCCCCCCTCCACCCCCTGCGACTGAATCACCAGAgcaagaaggcgaagagCAGCCCAAACCCACGAGTTTGAAAGAACGAATCGCTTTGCTCCAGCAGCGTCAAGTGGAGCAGGCGGCGCGTCATGCTGAAGCTGcccagaagaaggagaagcctAAGAAGCCTGCGGAGCCGGCCGAACAAGGTGCTCCTGTTGAAGAGGGCGAATCTGCTGAGGCTGATACCCAGAAGGCTTCTCCGGCTATTGCGCAGGACCCGACGAGCGATGCGAACGATGCGGACtattctgctgctgctgacaCTGAAGAAGCggaggagacctcgaccagCAAGGAAGATTACGAGGATGCTCCTGCTCGTCCTCTGTCGCGACGGGAACCTCCTGCTGagcaagaggaagagaaggagaaggaagataCTGCTGACGACGAGGCCGAAGGCGAACAGGAGGAGGcacaggaagaagaagttgaTCCTGAAGTCAAGCGCAGAATGGAACTTCGAGAAAGAATGGCCAAGATGAGCGGTGGTATGGGTATGATGGGCTTATTTGGTCCTCCTGGTGGAATGCCAATGCCTGGCGCAGCTCCTCGCAAACCCAAGCCCTCTGCGGACACTGAAAAGAAGCCTGCTCCCGAACCGGAGGCCACCAGTCCTGTTTCTGCCCCTGCTCCCCCGGTCCCTGTTATGGCATTGCCAGGAATGAACGCCAACAAGCCGGCTCCCGCTCCCCCCACTGACGtcgagaaggaagaggaaacccCCCACCCCCCACCTGTGACTGAGCAGCATGCTGCAGAGGAGGTTCCTGATGTTGAGGAAGTTGTCCATGAAGAGCCGTCTCAAACTATTTCCACCCAAaggccaccgccgccgctcCCTCATG AAGGCGCAGCGCCTCCCCTTCCGCCTTTGGCAACCAAGCCTGTTCCGCCGCCAGTCCCTCAGGAGCAACCTGCGTCGCCGTCATCGACGACAGCTG CCCGGTCAATCCCCCCTGTTCCGAAGTCTCCTCCCACCTCCGCGGATGCAGGGAATGAGTCGGATGATGAGCTTTCTGTTCACACCAGAAATCTGTCTTTAAACGCCGTCGCTGCGGACCGGCCCGCTCCGCCTCCGCCAGCTGGAGCACCGCCGCTCCCTGATCATTTGGATTCCCGACGCCCCTCAACGTATGATTCCTCTCCTATGTCTCCTCTTGGTGCGGAGAAGAGACTTAGTCGACCACCACCGCCTATTCCTACAAGTCCGCCATTGTCACCTCCGAGACAAACCAGGGCTCCCCCTCCGCCACCGCCTACGGATCTTCGCCGTAGATCTACGGCTGATAGCCGGACTACAACGGCCTCTGGTCCTCGCCAAGCCGGGGAAGGTGATGGCGAAACTACGGAATATGACGGTGACTACGACACAGATATCGCCTCCGGTGATAAGCACAAGGATGCTCTGAAGGGCCATGAGGCCGATTCGAGCATGGATGAGGGCCTAGTCGACGATTATTCAATCCAGTCACCTCAAAGCCCTCGTGGTGCCCCTCCCCCACCTCCCACTGCTCCGAAAGCAGTCCCACCGCCACCACCTAGTCAACCTCCTAAGAGTGCTGGTAGGTCTTCTGTTGACATACCAAGAGgacctcctccgccgcctccggCTGCTCCCCCAGCTGCCcctgaagatgatgaatatgaccCCTTCCGGTATAGCAACCCGCAGCATGGTTTAGCTTCACCTACGATGCCACCTGTCCCTGCTGGACGACCACAGCCACCTGCTCCTTCTCAACCCGAGCCAACGGCTGATGAACAGGATGAGCTGTATGATGCATCTCCAGTGACCACATCTTCCGAGCGGCCATTCTCTCCGTCGCGAGAAAAGCGCATGTCCGGCGTACCACCTCTGCCGCCTCCCCATGAGACTCCAGTTGGCCCACCTCCATCCTCGTCTCGGAGTAACCGTACTTCTTTGGATGTTCCGCGGAGTTCGCATGGTGTACGACGATCCATTGATGGCCCCCGTCCGTCGTTTGATCAGGGCTTCATGGCAATGGATGTTGACCTCGCAGAGCACACACTGTGGTGGACGCAACCCAACACACCTCCACCGGCTATCCAAGGACGGAAGGATGTGTTATTTGAGATTGAGGAGTCGACTTCCACGAAACGTGGCGGTAAGACGACCGTAACAAAGGATGTTTATGTTCTTTATGCGGACTATTCTCAAACGGTCATCACGGTCACCTATGATGCCCGAAACCCGTCAGACGTCTCCCTGGAGCAACGCCAGGAGCACCCCCCGGTTCAACCTCGCCAGGATCAGCTGGAAAATGCTCACATTCAGAACGGTTCCCGTATTAACGATGCGGTGACATCTATTCAAAACACCACCGTCGCAGACGGAACCCCGCATGGTTTGGTCCAGCATCTGCTCCAGCCTTTGTCGAGCGCTTTGCTCCCTGTTGGCACTCGCGCATATGGTGCCCTGGTCTATGCGAACCTTGCCAACGCATCCGTGCAGCAGTTTGACGAGATCCGCGCAGGCGATATTGTGAGCTTTCGCAATGCCCGCTTCCAGGGCCACCGCGGGACAATGCATCAAAAGTACAATGCTGAAGTGGGCAAGCCTGACCATGTCGGTGTCGTCGTCGACTGGGACGGAACCAAGAAGAAGATCCGTGCGTGGGAACAAGGCCGTGAGAGTAAGAAGATCAAGATGGAGAGTTTCAAGCTTAATGACTTGCGCAGTGGGGAGTGCAAGGTTTGGCGAGTTATGCCACGGAGTTGGGTTGGTTGGGAGAGCTAA